One window of Pectobacterium carotovorum genomic DNA carries:
- the atpH gene encoding F0F1 ATP synthase subunit delta, with translation MSEFVTVARPYAKAAFDFAVENQALDRWQNMLAFSAEVARNEQIAELLSGAVAPIELAKTFIAVCGDQLDEAGQNLIRVMAENGRLPVLPEVLEQFIQLRATLESTVDVDVISASTLSEQQQSKIAAAMEKRLSRKVKLNCKIDKSVMAGVVIRAGDMVIDGSIRGRLERLADVLQS, from the coding sequence ATGTCTGAATTTGTCACGGTAGCTCGCCCCTACGCCAAAGCAGCTTTTGACTTTGCGGTTGAGAATCAGGCCTTGGATCGCTGGCAGAACATGCTGGCGTTTTCGGCCGAAGTGGCGCGCAATGAGCAGATTGCCGAGTTGCTTTCTGGTGCAGTTGCACCGATTGAGCTGGCGAAAACATTTATTGCCGTTTGTGGTGATCAACTTGATGAAGCCGGTCAGAACCTGATTAGGGTGATGGCCGAGAACGGACGTTTACCAGTGCTTCCTGAAGTACTGGAACAATTTATTCAACTGCGGGCAACTCTGGAATCGACGGTTGACGTCGATGTGATTTCTGCCAGCACGTTGAGTGAGCAGCAGCAATCAAAGATCGCTGCCGCTATGGAAAAACGTCTGTCACGCAAAGTGAAGCTGAATTGCAAAATTGATAAGTCTGTCATGGCCGGCGTGGTTATTCGCGCGGGCGATATGGTGATAGATGGCAGCATTCGCGGTCGTCTGGAACGTCTGGCAGACGTCTTGCAGTCTTAA
- the atpF gene encoding F0F1 ATP synthase subunit B, protein MNINATILGQAIAFVLFVWFCMKYVWPPMMAAIEKRQKEIADGLASAERAKKDLNLAQANATDQLKKAKADAQVIIEQANKRRAQILDEAKAEAEAERNKIVAQAQAEIEAERKRAREELRKQVAVLAIAGAEKIIERSVDEAANSDIVDKLVAEL, encoded by the coding sequence GTGAATATTAATGCAACAATCCTCGGCCAGGCCATTGCGTTCGTCCTGTTTGTCTGGTTCTGCATGAAGTATGTATGGCCGCCGATGATGGCAGCCATCGAGAAGCGTCAGAAAGAAATTGCTGACGGTCTGGCTTCTGCTGAACGTGCCAAAAAAGATTTGAACTTGGCTCAGGCCAATGCGACAGATCAACTGAAGAAAGCCAAAGCGGATGCTCAGGTTATCATCGAGCAGGCGAACAAACGCCGTGCTCAGATCCTGGATGAGGCGAAAGCTGAAGCGGAAGCTGAACGTAACAAGATTGTGGCGCAGGCGCAGGCTGAAATCGAAGCCGAACGTAAACGTGCTCGTGAAGAGCTGCGTAAGCAAGTTGCCGTATTGGCGATTGCCGGTGCCGAGAAAATTATTGAACGTTCCGTGGATGAAGCTGCTAACAGCGACATCGTTGATAAACTGGTCGCTGAACTGTAA